The Anastrepha ludens isolate Willacy chromosome 2, idAnaLude1.1, whole genome shotgun sequence genome contains a region encoding:
- the LOC128870502 gene encoding uncharacterized protein LOC128870502, with product MNRRIANNTFKTSKQPKLTAFITNKSNETSSVQTESSSILSKPHSSTAGGETIDSTTLNVNVVLKATTGTEVADVSADAKVVSDDPTGIELPNEIELIAKEYIDEILSNNEKLNSLKRPEDKKIKTVVLIELYKVRQGMEKVYNLFASIETFPSGTAVCESSFSVLTRIRRPQRISMSTDRLNNLSFLAY from the exons ATGAATAGAAGAATAGCAAACAATACATTTAAAACCTCGAAACAGCCTAAGCTAACTGCGTTTattacaaataaatcaaatgaaacATCATCAG tTCAAACCGAATCTAGTTCAATTTTATCCAAACCACATTCATCCACTGCGGGTGGTGAAACAATCGATTCAACTACATTGAATGTAAATGTAGTATTGAAGGCTACTACTGGTACGGAAGTAGCAG atGTTAGTGCTGATGCTAAAGTTGTATCAGATGATCCTACCGGCATCGAATTGCCAAATGAAATTGAGCTAATTGCCAAAGAGTACATAGACGAAATTCTGTCAAATAAtgagaaattgaacagcttgaAAAGACcagaagataaaaaaattaagactgTGGTACTGATAGAGCTATATAAAGTACGCCAAGGAATGGAAAAAGTGTACAATCTTTTTGCTTCAATCGAAACTTTCCCATCTGGAACGGCAGTATGCGAATCATCATTTTCGGTCTTGACCCGAATCAGGCGGCCTCAACGTATTAGCATGTCGACTGATAGATTAAATAATTTATCGTTTCTTGCATACTAA